In a single window of the Gossypium hirsutum isolate 1008001.06 chromosome A13, Gossypium_hirsutum_v2.1, whole genome shotgun sequence genome:
- the LOC107894592 gene encoding uncharacterized protein has protein sequence MAIRLHRIVSVNKVPKGYFAVYVGENQKRFVIPVSFLNQPQFQELLGLSEEEFGYSHPTRGLTIPCNEEMFLQLHPAPKPFLGGSLSYSHFLVLTILQKSHGFLLARIVNAKPSLKRSLSSLETTMVPKGHFAIYVGEVDEKKRFVVPISLLKHPSFQNLLSQAEEEFGFNNPKGALTIPCSEEAFIDLTCNLQSS, from the exons ATGGCTATCCGCCTCCATCGTATTGTTAGTGTTAATAAAGTTCCCAAAGGATACTTTGCAGTTTATGTTGGAGAAAACCAGAAGCGGTTTGTGATACCAGTCTCATTCTTGAATCAACCACAGTTTCAGGAGTTGCTAGGCTTATCAGAAGAAGAGTTCGGATATAGTCATCCTACTAGGGGTCTCACAATTCCCTGCAATGAAGAAATGTTTCTTCAA CTTCACCCAGCGCCAAAGCCTTTCCTAGGAGGTTCTCTAAGTTACTCACATTTCCTTGTCCTAACCATCTTACAAAAAAGCCATGGGTTTCTGCTTGCGAGAATTGTTAATGCTAAGCCTAGTCTGAAACGGAGCCTTTCATCTTTGGAGACAACAATGGTGCCCAAAGGCCACTTTGCTATTTATGTTGGAGAAGTTGATGAAAAGAAGCGATTCGTTGTTCCTATATCATTATTGAAGCATCCTTCATTCCAGAATTTGTTGAGTCAAGCTGAAGAAGAATTTGGTTTCAATAACCCCAAGGGTGCATTGACAATCCCTTGTAGCGAAGAAGCTTTCATTGATCTCACTTGCAATCTGCAAAGCTCATGA